GAATACGCTGGAAGAAGTCAACGGAAACGATTGGGACTGTGTGATGACTATTCCGGAAAACCAGTGGGGTTATCATCGTGACTGGTCTTTAACTTACGTAAAAACTCCGTATGACTTGATTGAGATGACGGTAAAAGCCAACTCTCTTGACGGGAATTTTGTGATTAATTTCGGTCCTGACGGACAAGGTAACATCCGCTCTGAGGAAACAAGTATTGCAAAAGGGGTAGGAGACTGGATGGCGCTGAACGGGGAGGCCGTATATGGTGTACATCATTCTGCCCTGGAGAAACAGGATTGGGGTTACAGTACTCAAAAAGGTGACAATATTTACCTTACGGTGTTCAATAAGCCGATGAACAATAAAATAAAGGTAAAGGTGCCGAAAAGCAAGCAAAAGGATATGATCTTTGTAATTGAGGAAGCCGGATTCCTTGTGTCAAAGCAGAAAGCAGTGATTACTGACGGAGGAAGGGATAAGTTCGGTTCTTATTATTATGATATTCTTTTACCGGATAAAACGGTTCAGAAACTAAAAGATCCTTTCGTGATTAAAATAAAACTGAAGGAAGTGGATAAGGGAGATAAAGGGAATTATCAGCAGGCCATCACTTAGGAATGGTTGATATTTTCATGCTCCAATACAGGATGCCTGTAACCGGGTAGGGGATTGACATGTATTTTGATTGAACTTATGTAAGTTATTTTTATACTTTTACATGGTTTTTTAAAATACTATTTTAATGATACGTCAATGCGCCATATTATTTGGCTGTTTAGCATTGGGTGAATTAATCGTCTATTTCACTGGAATCAAACTACCTTCCAGTATTATCGGGATGTTACTCCTCACCCTTTTTCTAGAGTTAGGTTGGATAAAGTTGCAATGGGTCCAGGGCGTGGCTGATTTTTTGGCGGCTAATCTGAGTTTTTTCTTTATACCGCCGGGTATTGCGGTGATGCTGTATTTTGATTTAATAGCGGCAGAGATACTTCCCATTACCATAGCTATTCTGGTAAGTACCATACTTGTATTACTCGTAACCGGATGGGTGCATCAGGTGGCCCGGAAAAAGAAGAAAAGAAATGGAATATCTTGAAAATAAATACTTTTTAATATTTGTGACATTCGGTGTTTTCTTCATTGCAAAACTGATACAGAAGAAAACCGGATATATATTGTTGAATCCGATTTTGCTTACAATAGCCGTATTGATAGCGTTTCTTAAACTAACGGGAATCAGTTACGAAACATATAGTGAAGGAGGGGATCTGATAGAATTCTGGCTGAAACCTGCCATCGTGGCACTTGGAGTTCCTTTATATCTTCAGCTTCGGCAAATAAAGAAACAACTCGTACCTATTCTTCTTTCCCAATTAGCCGGGTGTATTGTCGGAATCGTATCGGTAGTACTTATTGCTCATTTATTAGGAGCAAGCCGGGAAGTCGTATTGTCTTTGGCCCCAAAGTCGGTAACTACGCCTATTGCCATGGAGGTATCCAGCGCAATAGGTGGTATTCCACCGCTTACTGCGGCTGTTGTCGTATGCGTAGGAATATTTGGTGGTATGATCGGATTTAAACTGATGAAGTTATTAAAAATTAACCAACCTATCTCACAGGGGTTATCTATGGGTACTGCAGCACATGCTTTGGGGACATCTACAGCAATGGAAATCAGTAGTAAATACGGAGCATATGCCGGATTAGGGCTTATCCTGAATGGTATATTAACAGCGCTTCTTACTCCAACGATCCTTGAATTATTGGGCTTTTTACCAGCTTAAATGGATTGTTTGATATGTTATTTACATATGAAGTAATTATAAACCCCGATAAAAATTTTGTATATTTGCATTACAATGTACTAATAAGCAGGATTGCAATATATTATAGGATTCAAATATTTAATATCAAAACATATATCTGTTCCAAACAAAAATAACAGATTCCATACACAAGGATCTTCTTATTATCAGGAACAACAAAAATATTTCTAAAGTCTACCCTTATGAAGTGTCTTATTCAAAGGATGGATACCAGGTTTACTGAAAATTACTCTAACCGATAATAATGTATAAATGATGAATTATTACTTTATTTCAGCCAGTGTTGTTTTAATTATATCGTTATTGGTACATACCATACCGGGCAATAAACAATATATCATGTTGAATCCCCGGAAGCATAATAGGGCGGAAGAACGTTTGTTCCGGATATGGTTGACCGGACGCTCAGGTTTCCAGATGGTAACGATCGACCTGTTGTTATCCGCAATATTCATCTTTTTGATGGGAATCAACGTGATAGACTACAATTTTTACCTGGCGCTTTTTATTTCATTATTATTTTTGGGGTATAGTATATTTTGGATACTGACTTTATTCATATCAAAAGCTAAAATATTCTATTTTGTCCGGTTATGTCATTGGTGTATATTTTTGATCGTGTCGGTATTGGTCGCGTTGGGCATGTCTTGTTATCCTGATTAAACAGACATCCGGGAATAACCGGAAAAAGACATGAATAAATGTAGGTTCACAGGTATATGACTCATCTTCGGCAACGATCCTACAACAAATATATGTATGAGGCTTGTTCTCCTGTGTATTTGGTTTTAATATCTGTAATTTTGTT
This genomic window from Bacteroidales bacterium contains:
- a CDS encoding LrgB family protein; protein product: MEYLENKYFLIFVTFGVFFIAKLIQKKTGYILLNPILLTIAVLIAFLKLTGISYETYSEGGDLIEFWLKPAIVALGVPLYLQLRQIKKQLVPILLSQLAGCIVGIVSVVLIAHLLGASREVVLSLAPKSVTTPIAMEVSSAIGGIPPLTAAVVVCVGIFGGMIGFKLMKLLKINQPISQGLSMGTAAHALGTSTAMEISSKYGAYAGLGLILNGILTALLTPTILELLGFLPA
- a CDS encoding CidA/LrgA family protein, producing the protein MIRQCAILFGCLALGELIVYFTGIKLPSSIIGMLLLTLFLELGWIKLQWVQGVADFLAANLSFFFIPPGIAVMLYFDLIAAEILPITIAILVSTILVLLVTGWVHQVARKKKKRNGIS
- a CDS encoding alpha-L-fucosidase, with amino-acid sequence NTLEEVNGNDWDCVMTIPENQWGYHRDWSLTYVKTPYDLIEMTVKANSLDGNFVINFGPDGQGNIRSEETSIAKGVGDWMALNGEAVYGVHHSALEKQDWGYSTQKGDNIYLTVFNKPMNNKIKVKVPKSKQKDMIFVIEEAGFLVSKQKAVITDGGRDKFGSYYYDILLPDKTVQKLKDPFVIKIKLKEVDKGDKGNYQQAIT